In Grus americana isolate bGruAme1 chromosome 28, bGruAme1.mat, whole genome shotgun sequence, a single window of DNA contains:
- the ARHGEF18 gene encoding rho guanine nucleotide exchange factor 18 isoform X6, which translates to MTIAQRGNSQSSLNTAGAVNKFGVISGDMDEGDSGFIKFKQTSDDVVSLAPSTADSIFLEDTYSVSLRSEIETDAHEFEAESWSVAVEQSYAKRQKKDVIKRQDVIYELMQTEMHHIRTLKIMLKVYSKAMREELQFPNAIINKLFPCVDELLEMHGQFLLQLKERRKESLEEGSDRNYIIQNIGDLLVKQFSGENGERMKEKYGVFCCGHNEAVSHYKDLLQSNKKFQNLIKKISNSSIVRRLGVQECILLVTQRITKYPVLVERIIQNTEGGTKDYEELTQALSLIKDTITHVDAMVNECEKGQRLKEIMHKMELKSSVKCKNGLFFRKDDMGQRRLLLDGMLYWKAASGRLKDILAVLLTDVLLLLQEKDQKYTFASVDSKPPVISLQKLIVREVANEEKAMFLISASLEGPEMYEIHTGSKEERNSWMAHIRRAVESCPDEEGGTFNEPETERRLAEARAAKLKDFQERLNMKDDLIMQSLIEKQQIYLEMSEMNGFEDHSQGSRSRLLLRGDISENLQGEAILKSAVTEAENLQNLIFTHLGNGSCQPEDGSGSGLPRRAETFGGYDSSPSISNKSGSFRKNSGSDQRQCDWRGPAVSSDVQLHDLPSEAEEGSQTSDVTGLDDSSGFQPTIESQLVQRIQTLLQLLFSLQAVISQQDSYIEMQRATMVDREKQYRLQSTRGNLLLEQEKQRNFEKQREELMNVQKLQSQLKLEQQRLERERSRQQREFESTEGRLQAREEETRQLREKLNQEREELERQREAYQHDLERLREAQRAVEKEKERLDQLRKLKKQNTLSGTFSPEMGQKQMLSHSASFNGEGVEPSPPILKTSVRVSVSGMDYLERTDLVRRDSTTLENRPVLALKNEVPIHLLSATNQIQKPAAVQQQIPTKLATFTKGSKEKGGKNKASHRTDSSASVDQKQLLPLRLGGREEGVLRGRRSASPVLPSSQTTAFQPELYGPTDAQPEALSSASANLFKSNNVPVQTLVTPQPSPLNVQDDTSKEDVIFF; encoded by the exons ATGACTATCGCCCAAAGAGGAAATTCTCAGTCTTCATTGAATACTGCTGGAGCTGTTAATAAATTTGG AGTAATTTCAGGAGACATGGATGAAGGGGATTCAGGCTTCATAAAATTTAAGCAGACTTCAGATGATGTTGTCTCGCTTGCACCTTCAACAGCAGACTCTATTTTTCTGGAAG ATACATATTCTGTATCCCTCCGAAGTGAAATAGAAACAGATGCTCATGAGTTTGAGGCAGAGTCTTGGAGTGTTGCAGTGGAACAGTCTTAtgcaaaaaggcaaaagaaagacGTTATAAAAAGGCAAGATGTCATTTATG AACTAATGCAGACTGAAATGCACCACATTAGGACGCTGAAAATAATGCTGAAGGTATACTCTAAAGCCATGAGAGAGGAACTGCAGTTCCCAAATGCAATCATCAACAAGCTGTTCCCCTGTGTGGATGAGCTGCTGGAGATGCATGGGCAATTTCTGCTCCAGTTAAAGGAGCGACGAAAGGAATCCTTGGAAGAAGGCAGTGACCGAAATTATATAATCCAGAACATTGGAGACCTCTTAGTAAAACAG TTTTCAGGTGAAAATGGggagagaatgaaagaaaaatacgGTGTGTTCTGTTGTGGCCACAATGAAGCTGTTAGTCACTATAAAGACCTGCTCCAAAGCAATAAGAAGTTCCAAAACTTAATAAAG aaaatCAGCAACTCTTCCATTGTGAGAAGACTTGGTGTTCAGGAGTGTATCCTCCTAGTTACACAGCGCATCACCAAATATCCAGTCTTGGTGGAACGTATTATTCAGAATACAGAAG GTGGAACTAAAGATTATGAAGAGCTTACCCAGGCCCTTAGTTTAATTAAGGACACAATCACTCATGTAGATGCCATGGTAAATGAGTGTGAGAAGGGGCAGCGCCTTAAAGAGATTATGCATAAAATGGAGCTAAAATCATCTGTGAAATGCAAGAATGGGCTTTTTTTCCGGAAGGATGACATGGGACAGAGGCGGCTTCTACTGGATGGGATGctgtactggaaagctgcatcAGGGCGACTCAAAG ATATTCTGGCAGTCCTGTTAACTGATGTACTGTTGCTCTTACAAGAAAAGGAccaaaaatacacatttgcaTCAGTG gaCTCTAAACCACCAGTTATCTCGTTGCAAAAGTTGATTGTAAGAGAGGTAGCTAATGAGGAAAAGGCAATGTTCTTAATCAGCGCTTCCTTAGAAGGGCCAGAAATGTATGAAATTCACACAGGCTCGAAGGAGGAGAGGAATTCCTGGATGGCACACATCCGCAGAGCTGTAGAAAG CTGTCCTGATGAAGAAGGAGGAACGTTTAATGAGCCTGAAACAGAGAGGAGACTGGCTGAAGCAAGAGCTGCTAAGTTAAAAGATTTTCAAG aGCGTTTGAACATGAAAGATGACCTGATTATGCAAAGTCTGATTGAGAAGCAACAGATTTATCTAGAAATGTCTGAAATGAATGGCTTTGAAGACCATTCCCAAGGATCCCGATCTAGGCTACTTCTTCGGGGGGATATCTCGGAAAACTTGCAAGGAGAGGCTATTTTGAAGTCTGCAGTGACAGAAG CTGAAAATCTCCAGAACCTTATCTTCACTCACTTAGGCAATGGATCCTGTCAGCCTGAGGACGGCTCTGGGTCAGGACtccccaggagagcagagacCTTTGGAGGATATGACAGTAGTCCCtcaatttcaaataaaa GTGGTAGTTTTAGGAAGAACAGTGGTAGTGACCAGAGACAGTGCGACTGGAGAGGCCCTGCAGTAAGTTCAGATGTGCAACTCCATGATCTCCCTTCTGAGGCAGAAGAAGGATCTCAAACC AGTGATGTAACAGGGCTGGATGACAGCAGTGGGTTTCAGCCCACCATAGAGTCTCAG CTTGTTCAAAGGATACAAACGCTGTTACAGTTGCTGTTCAGTCTTCAG GCAGTGATATCTCAGCAGGACAGCTACATTGAGATGCAACGAGCCACCATGGTAGACCGGGAGAAGCAATACCGGCTGCAGTCTACACGAGGCAATCTGCTGCTAGAGCAGGAGAAACAGCgaaactttgaaaaacagagagaagaacTGATGAATGTTCAGAAACTTCAGAGCCAGCTGAAGCTGGAGCAGCAACGCCTGGAACGGGAAAGGAGTCGGCAGCAGAGGGAATTTGAAAGCACAGAAGGCCGGCTGCAGGCACGTGAAGAGGAGACTCGGCAGCTGAGAGAGAAGTTGAATCAGGAGAGGGAAGAACTCGAGAGGCAGCGAGAGGCCTATCAGCATGACCTAGAGAGACTGCGGGAAGCTCAGAGAGCAgttgagaaagagaaggagcGTCTAGATCAGCTAAGGAAGCTGAAGAAGCAGAACACTCTGTCAGGCACATTCTCCCCAGAAATGGGACAG aAGCAGATGCTAAGTCATTCTGCTAGCTTCAATGGAGAAGGGGTTGAACCATCTCCCCCcatcttgaaaacctctgtGAGAGTGAGTGTCTCTGGGATGGATTACCTGGAACGGACAGACTTGGTTCGCAGGGACAGTACCACCCTGGAGAATCGTCCGGTTCTTGCATTGAAGAATGAAGTGCCAATACATCTCCTGAGCGCGACTAATCAGATACAGAAACCAGCTGCAGTCCAGCAGCAGATTCCTACTAAGCTGGCCACTTTtacaaaaggaagcaaagagaaaggtGGGAAGAACAAAGCATCTCATAGGACAGACAGTTCAG catCTGTTGatcagaagcagctgcttccccTCAGGCTCGGTGGACGAGAGGAGGGTGTCCTGAGAGGCAGACGATCAGCAAGTCCAGTCCTCCCAAGCAGCCAGACCACTGCGTTCCAGCCAG AATTGTATGGCCCTACAGACGCTCAGCCAGAAGCGCTTTCTTCTGCCTCAGCAAACCTATTCAAGTCCAATAACGTTCCTGTTCAGACCCTGGTGACCCCTCAGCCGAGTCCATTAAATGTGCAAGATGATACCAGCAAAGAAGatgtaattttcttctaa